From the Theileria equi strain WA chromosome 4 map unlocalized gcontig_1105316255041, whole genome shotgun sequence genome, one window contains:
- a CDS encoding Papain cysteine protease family protein (encoded by transcript BEWA_045630A) → MKFRISSTETERGYNAGGRKRSKRVFLAVLLLLAIVVIAIAVPLSLASSSSEPAETEKTVVPKDDKVNGPTGKESADEEAKDVNNLAEEGPERPDAKAQAQNVTEEQTNEQEQQNEDGTEDHQDGQEHQNPPTDSRQGAEEDGPKTATDDEQKAAEQNVTESQDNKGPQEAREPKKSIRSEVIQGKEPTPFEKIELEKNKLKRNLKPRFDMMDRLKQGIQKPVEYIEQDASFCLAKGLSKSCMQGGEVKYITYSELFYLAEMTEFLQHRVKPKFEIELLIKFKKYCAKYGIDWESEGTFKKYLYLFRKDVIQMEKHNRNQNRGYTMGYYTRLAEDVPAEQIRVIGYGNLFDRVKDGEFKHTPLHFEPEAQADEKRAIVDWREGGYVPDIKIKNKRQCTSCWMLAAAAMYEALVARKRRTRVNYSAQQLLDCAHGFDDNRGGNLGKALEYLKDHAVCPEIRYQFIGKPGICQDTKCQGKPLVKSVIKISEPTAEQHLRKHGPFVTVFDASNSFINGFRGGIHDQRFGVGVRVTALVVGFGTDQKTGNRYWIVQNAWSPKSDWGENGYFRITDGAAKGTNGIFDNAYGLSTEPAPGP, encoded by the coding sequence ATGAAATTCCGCATTTCGAGTACAGAAACTGAAAGAGGCTACAATGCAGGTGGAAGGAAACGATCCAAACGGGTATTTTTGGCCGTACTCTTGCTACTTGCCATTGTTGTAATTGCAATTGCAGTCCCACTTTCCCTGGCCTCCAGCAGCTCAGAGCCTGCTGAAACCGAAAAGACTGTCgttccaaaggatgataaaGTTAATGGACCGACTGGAAAGGAGAGTGCCGATGAGGAGGCAAAGGATGTCAACAACCTTGCTGAAGAAGGACCCGAAAGACCTGATGCTAAAGCTCAAGCTCAAAACGTCACTGAAGAACAAACAAATGAGCAAGAACAGCAAAATGAAGATGGCACTGAAGATCATCAAGATGGCCAAGAACATCAGAATCCACCAACGGACTCCCGCCAAGGGGCAGAGGAGGATGGACCCAAAACTGCGACAGATGATGAGCAAAAGGCTGCAGAACAGAATGTCACAGAATCACAGGACAACAAGGGACCTCAGGAGGCAAGGGAACCAAAAAAGTCCATAAGAAGCGAGGTTATCCAGGGTAAGGAGCCTACGCCGTTCGAAAAGATCGAGCTGGAAAAGAACAAGTTAAAGAGGAACCTCAAACCCAGATTTGACATGATGGATAGACTAAAGCAGGGCATCCAAAAGCCAGTCGAATACATCGAACAAGACGCCAGCTTTTGCCTCGCAAAGGGTCTCTCAAAATCCTGCATGCAAGGTGGGGAAGTCAAGTACATCACCTACTCTGAGCTCTTTTACCTGGCGGAAATGACCGAGTTTCTGCAGCACAGGGTAAAGCCAAAGTTTGAAATTGAGCTGCTCATCAAGTTCAAGAAGTACTGCGCCAAGTACGGCATTGACTGGGAGAGCGAGGGAACCTTTAAAAAGTACCTCTACCTCTTCCGCAAGGACGTTATCCAGATGGAGAAGCACAACAGGAACCAAAACAGAGGATACACCATGGGATACTATACCAGACTCGCGGAAGACGTACCAGCGGAACAGATACGGGTCATCGGCTACGGCAACCTGTTTGACAGAGTCAAGGACGGAGAATTCAAACACACACCCCTGCACTTTGAACCCGAAGCCCAGGCAGACGAAAAGAGAGCAATCGTGGACTGGAGAGAAGGCGGATATGTACCAGACATCAAAATCAAGAATAAGAGGCAGTGCACCTCCTGCTGGATGTTGGCAGCCGCTGCAATGTACGAGGCACTTGTAGCCAGAAAAAGGAGGACAAGAGTGAACTACAGTGCACAGCAACTCTTGGATTGCGCCCATGGCTTTGATGACAACAGGGGAGGAAATCTGGGAAAGGCCCTCGAGTACCTGAAGGACCATGCGGTCTGCCCCGAGATCAGGTACCAGTTTATCGGTAAACCTGGCATTTGCCAAGACACTAAATGCCAGGGAAAACCACTCGTCAAGTCCGTGATCAAGATATCGGAGCCAACTGCCGAACAGCACCTCAGGAAGCATGGACCATTTGTCACCGTTTTTGACGCTTCCAACTCCTTCATCAATGGCTTCAGAGGTGGAATACATGACCAGAGATTCGGTGTAGGCGTGAGAGTCACGGCGCTGGTGGTAGGCTTTGGCACAGACCAAAAGACCGGCAATAGGTACTGGATCGTCCAAAACGCCTGGAGCCCAAAATCCGACTGGGGAGAGAACGGCTACTTTAGAATCACAGACGGTGCAGCCAAGGGAACGAACGGAATATTCGATAACGCATACGGACTCTCCACAGAACCAGCACCTGGACCATAA
- a CDS encoding conserved hypothetical protein (encoded by transcript BEWA_045640A): MMLSTFRLRMAMRLARSSSKDKTKDESFSRKQMSGTHGYLFLLMGISMATNLNTSLLTEKVFRCQNFANKCLVAYMFFISVASFVALFLCELDFSTMVMSEWMLVTSHSMHVLVGMFGNGMMARNIFILGYGINGALEAFICFSATTVISKLFLNSTYSMIFTGFPAGSIFLGTTQTILNRVVGTATISQMRKNLVLCHGCHVVLSAIGYLWVTFLYIKYGHFVKEDDKKGEGEQNKTEEKKLSVGQKILQTVESFRYARYYYSRLILVVCAYLLRYFFFPCLIPFVLDIPHHIKLIGSLSLTISEFISKLNTVSINEAINPSEKDPSQSHAMFLLMRDASLHFAMLASIGSSSFILWSSLTGRYHFSKSPIFIFCFIVMMGISYGYLSTRSINGCKPVLDYYTKQLDEKGKPMVEEKVANGPGVSDVATLTINVAVLFISVFSDTTEGLILKYKGSRAYIINNSKGDLSIKAVDALLMQFKS, translated from the coding sequence ATGATGCTGAGTACATTCAGGCTTCGGATGGCCATGAGACTCGCTCGCTCATCATCTAAAGACAAAACAAAGGACGAATCATTCTCCAGGAAGCAGATGAGTGGTACACACGGATACCTCTTTCTCCTCATGGGCATCTCTATGGCCACGAACTTGAACACTAGTTTGCTGACGGAAAAGGTCTTTAGGTGCCAGAACTTTGCCAACAAGTGTCTGGTTGCCTACATGTTCTTCATATCAGTGGCATCATTCGTGGCTCTATTTCTCTGCGAGTTGGACTTTTCGACCATGGTAATGAGTGAATGGATGTTGGTGACGTCCCACTCGATGCATGTACTCGTAGGCATGTTTGGCAATGGCATGATGGCTCgcaacatcttcatcctgGGCTACGGAATAAACGGAGCGTTGGAGGCGTTCATCTGTTTTTCAGCCACTACTGTCATCTCTAAACTATTTCTCAATTCAACCTACTCGATGATATTCACAGGGTTCCCTGCAGGTTCCATTTTCTTGGGAACCACCCAGACCATACTGAACCGTGTAGTCGGAACTGCCACAATTTCGCAAATGAGAAAGAACCTGGTATTATGCCATGGATGTCACGTTGTATTATCAGCAATCGGATATCTCTGGGTGACCTTTCTCTACATCAAGTATGGGCATTTTGTTAAGGAAGATGACAAAAAGGGTGAAGGTGAACAGAACAAGACTGAAGAGAAGAAGCTCAGTGTTGGccaaaaaattttacagaCTGTTGAAAGTTTTAGATATGCAAGGTACTACTACTCGAGGCTCATTTTGGTCGTTTGTGCATATTTACTAAggtatttcttcttcccttGTCTCATCCCATTTGTACTGGATATTCCGCATCACATCAAGCTCATAGGTTCTCTATCGCTCACCATCTCAGAATTTATATCAAAGCTAAATACTGTAAGTATCAACGAGGCTATAAATCCATCGGAGAAGGATCCTTCTCAGTCACATGCCATGTTCTTGCTAATGAGGGACGCCTCTCTACACTTTGCGATGCTTGCCTCCATTGGATCTTCGTCCTTTATCTTGTGGTCCTCTTTGACTGGCAGGTATCACTTTTCAAAGTCACccatattcatcttttGCTTTATCGTAATGATGGGAATATCATATGGCTACTTGTCAACCAGATCTATTAACGGCTGTAAGCCAGTGCTTGACTATTACACTAAACAGTTGGATGAAAAGGGAAAGCCTATGGTAGAAGAAAAGGTCGCTAACGGCCCCGGAGTCTCAGACGTTGCAACTCTGACAATCAATGTAGCTGTATTGTTTATTTCAGTCTTTTCAGATACCACCGAAGGGCTCATATTAAAGTACAAAGGTTCTAGAGCCTACATTATCAACAACAGTAAAGGAGATTTGTCCATTAAAGCTGTGGATGCTCtactaatgcagtttaaaTCCTAG